The following coding sequences lie in one Silene latifolia isolate original U9 population chromosome 5, ASM4854445v1, whole genome shotgun sequence genomic window:
- the LOC141654705 gene encoding protein ACCELERATED CELL DEATH 6-like: MNAEKTGKRLLEKYWWLINVRDDSGKTAIAYAKQSNALWLVNLLSNPSLIQKEEFDWIEACKREETAAVLAFVDNCQDLQQACRRENDTPLHHIKLPTHREYLNFLKIPSIAELKNTTDYDGATPLHRAIDRRDKLLVKVLLLDKEVERIVPDINGRTSMDLLARLCMENDDWAQLCRLVKVFPYLKTSYIQPETNLDQIRNTLSVVAALLATITFAAGFTLPGGLDSNNGEAILSKNASFIVFLLADVYAMCTSMLVLFFLIWSMVSEPDMARLLVDRSVFILMQSLYGTLLAFMAGIYTMIKHNALWAAIVIFVMCSIIGVSANRSILNKLIVVLVPGAANREKPDQMGLLEEDSSGGPSTENVTTIKID; this comes from the exons ATGAATGCAGAGAAAACTGGCAAAAGATTGCTAGAGAAATACTGGTGGCTTATCAACGTGCGAGATGATTCTGGAAAGACGGCCATTGCCTATGCCAAACAATCAAACGCTCTCTGGCTGGTAAATTTGCTGAGCAACCCTTCACTTATACAAAAGGAAGAGTTTGATTGGATTGAAGCTTGTAAACGAGAAGAGACAGCGGCTGTTCTTGCTTTCGTTGACAACTGTCAGGACCTACAACAGGCTTGTCGCCGTGAAAATGACACCCCTTTACACCATATCAAACTACCTACCCATAGAGAATACCTTAATTTCCTCAAAATTCCGTCAATAGCAGAGCTGAAGAATACAACTGATTATGACGGTGCTACTCCTTTGCACCGTGCAATTGATAGAAGGGATAAGCTCCTTGTAAAGGTACTACTACTTGATAAAGAGGTCGAACGGATCGTTCCAGACATTAATGGCAGGACTAGCATGGACTTACTCGCCAGGCTTTGCATGGAAAATGACGATTGG GCTCAATTGTGCAGGCTAGTCAAAGTATTCCCCTACCTAAAAACATCATATATTCAACCAGAGACTAATTTAGATCAAATAAGAAATACCCTCTCTGTCGTTGCTGCACTTTTAGCAACAATTACTTTTGCGGCAGGATTTACTCTTCCTGGTGGTCTTGATAGTAACAATGGGGAAGCAATTCTTTCGAAGAACGCAAGTTTCATAGTATTTTTATTGGCGGATGTATATGCTATGTGTACTTCCATGTTGGTGTTGTTCTTCTTGATCTGGTCTATGGTTTCAGAACCTGACATGGCTCGTCTATTGGTCGATCGAAGTGTGTTCATTCTAATGCAGTCTCTATATGGCACCCTCTTAGCGTTTATGGCTGGCATTTACACTATGATAAAACACAATGCTTTATGGGCAGCCATAGTTATCTTCGTCATGTGTTCAATCATAGGAGTTTCGGCAAATCGGTCCATTTTAAATAAGCTGATTGTCGTGTTGGTTCCTGGTGCTGCAAATCGAGAAAAGCCAGATCAAATGGGGTTGCTTGAAGAG GATAGTTCCGGTGGACCTTCAACGGAGAATGTTACcacaattaaaatagattaa
- the LOC141654706 gene encoding protein ACCELERATED CELL DEATH 6-like, with the protein MTALHLSLKDNKENEKCAMEILLMDRDYVSCTLVDSDGNTPLYYAFKNGFNLVAETILMSPLSSNSIFSSKVAATPFDCAINSSHCANNCSDNVMRLLFKKCGEWMDKVDDKGFSMLHQWAEKGVAEPCKLLLQGDDVAEARTKIFKKIIFMTENKASDTALHIAARKKESELGQVLIRGYQQQVSVDDDENQELVAVECRPWNIKNIHGNTPLHSALYKTSKHEELALEILSIDPTSCKIRNNKGESPFFLAVRSGCARAVDEILRIEEPRFHMLRRNDGTTVIHSLSSCPENIGKRLLEKYWWIINLRDDKGNTALDYAKQANALWLVNLLTNPSQIRKQDFNWIEACKREETAAVFAFVDNCQDLQRLCREKNDTPLHHIKLPTYKDYLNFLKIPSIAELKNTIDHDGATPLHRALERKDMLLAKVFLLDDGVERTIADHNRKTAMDLLAKLCKENDEWEKMCKLIKVNPNLRTSYIHVGTNLEQIRNTLSVVAALLATITFAAGFTLPGGLDSNSGEALLANKPAFLVFLLADVYAMCTSMLVLFCLIWSMVSEPDMARLLVDRSVYILMQSLYATLLAFMTGVYTVIAHRSLWAAILIFVMCSVIGISANRTILHNVIAKLVPTANREENQDRMRLLEEGSVDVPLTERNTSSIAE; encoded by the exons ATGACGGCGTTGCATCTTTCTTTGAAAGATAATAAGGAGAATGAGAAATGTGCGATGGAGATATTGTTAATGGATCGGGATTATGTGAGTTGTACTCTGGTTGATTCGGATGGTAATACTCCGTTATACTATGCGTTCAAGAACGGGTTCAATCTCGTTGCTGAGACGATCTTGATGTCGCCTCTTTCTTCTAATTCGATTTTCAGCTCCAAAGTTGCTGCGACGCCTTTTGATTGTGCTATAAATTCCTCTCATTGTGCTAACAATTGCTCCG ATAATGTAATGAGATTGTTGTTCAAAAAATGTGGAGAATGGATGGACAAGGTTGATGACAAAGGATTCTCAATGCTTCATCAATGGGCAGAGAAAGGGGTGGCCGAGCCGTGTAAGCTACTTTTACAGGGAGATGATGTTGCGGAAGCGAGGACCAAAATATTtaagaaaattatttttatgACGGAAAACAAGGCATCTGACACTGCCTTGCACATAGCTGCGAGAAAAAAGGAATCCGAACTTGGGCAGGTCTTGATACGCGGCTATCAGCAACAAGTGAGTGTAGACGATGATGAAAACCAAGAGTTAGTCGCAGTAGAATGCCGTCCTTGGAATATAAAGAATATTCATGGGAACACACCATTGCATTCTGCTTTGTATAAAACTTCAAAACATGAAGAACTTGCACTAGAGATCTTGTCAATCGATCCAACATCGTGTAAGATTCGCAACAACAAGGGCGAAAGTCCCTTCTTTCTTGCTGTCAGATCAGGCTGTGCACGAGCTGTCGATGAGATACTAAGAATTGAGGAGCCTCGTTTCCACATGCTACGTCGCAATGATGGAACTACTGTAATTCATAGTTTATCTTCTTGTCCAG AGAACATTGGCAAAAGATTGCTTGAGAAATATTGGTGGATCATAAACTTACGCGATGATAAAGGAAACACGGCCCTTGACTATGCCAAACAAGCAAATGCTCTATGGCTAGTAAATTTATTGACCAACCCTTCTCAAATACGAAAACAAGACTTTAATTGGATTGAAGCATGTAAAAGAGAAGAGACCGCGGCTGTGTTTGCCTTCGTTGATAACTGTCAGGACCTGCAAAGGCTGTGTCGTGAAAAAAATGACACTCCACTCCACCATATAAAACTACCTACTTACAAAGATTACCTTAATTTCCTTAAAATTCCGTCAATAGCAGAGCTCAAAAACACAATTGATCATGATGGTGCAACGCCTTTGCACCGTGCACTAGAGAGAAAGGATATGCTTCTTGCTAAGGTATTTCTCCTTGACGATGGGGTCGAGAGGACCATTGCAGACCATAATCGTAAAACTGCCATGGACTTACTTGCCAAGCTTTGTAAGGAAAATGACGAATGG GAGAAAATGTGCAAGCTAATCAAAGTAAATCCAAACCTAAGAACATCATATATTCATGTTGGGACCAATTTGGAGCAGATAAGAAACACCCTCTCTGTTGTTGCTGCGCTTTTAGCGACAATTACATTCGCAGCAGGATTCACTCTTCCTGGTGGCCTTGACAGTAACTCTGGGGAAGCTCTTCTGGCTAACAAACCAGCATTCTTAGTCTTTTTACTAGCGGATGTATATGCAATGTGTACTTCCATGTTGGTCCTCTTTTGCTTGATATGGTCCATGGTTTCTGAACCCGACATGGCTCGCTTATTGGTCGATCGTAGCGTGTATATACTAATGCAGTCCTTATATGCTACCTTGTTAGCTTTTATGACCGGTGTCTACACTGTAATAGCACACAGATCATTATGGGCAGCCATACTTATCTTCGTCATGTGTTCAGTCATTGGAATCTCGGCAAATCGGACCATTTTACATAATGTAATTGCCAAGTTAGTTCCTACGGCAAATAGAGAAGAAAATCAAGATCGAATGCGGTTGCTTGAAGAG GGAAGTGTTGATGTCCCTTTGACAGAAAGGAATACATCAAGTATTGCTGAGTAA
- the LOC141656485 gene encoding uncharacterized protein LOC141656485, with amino-acid sequence MFQEMKDAAYAGNVEYLKKIVAEKPPDYLVTLPDGDRNIFHFAVVAQKVEFLREAINILPRDVVKQLLLQPNLIREENMLGCAALYIDYELIKVVRELYESVSWSSQDEKPWLWLNSKKMTALHTILREVVKEIFKKQEKCAMEILLMDPEFVNCTVVDSYGHTPLYYALKNGFNRVAEKILMAPLPANSIYSDDLENYPSPFTFATNNCSENVVRLLFKKFGKWLDKIDERGFTILHIWAEHGKDEPCKILLDGDDDVADAKTKIFKEMIFLKENKMADTPLHLAARKKESKLGEILIRGYQQQLNLVKEINQDDVAAAECPPWKIKNIRGNTPLHSSLYAKHEELALYILSIDPTLCQVFNNKNESPFFLSVMFGCPRVLDEILKIDEPRFKMLRRNDGTTVLHYLSALPEKTCPMLLNKYWWILNLKDNEEKTALDYAKRNNVPWLINMLSDPSLIEKEDFDWINACKREEIDAVLTFVDHCQNLQILCRDASDTPLHHIKLPTINAYRSFLENSSIAELKNNIDIDGATPLHRALQRKDMNFAKALLLDDEVQRTIKDNNGKTPMNLLATLCKENEDWAKMCKLINVDPNLNTKFLQQGTNLDRMMKTPFQLLLHF; translated from the exons ATGTTTCAGGAAATGAAGGATGCAGCTTACGCTGGAAATGTGGAGTATCTTAAAAAAATAGTCGCCGAGAAACCGCCCGACTACCTCGTCACTTTACCCGATGGTGATCGAAACATCTTCCACTTTGCCGTGGTTGCCCAGAAAGTCGAGTTTTTGAGGGAAGCTATCAATATTCTGCCTCGAGATGTTGTCAAACAACTCCTGTTGCAGCCGAACCTAATTAGAGAGGAAAACATGCTCGGTTGTGCGGCTTTGTATATAGACTATGAGCTAATCAAGGTTGTTAGGGAATTGTACGAGTCAGTTTCGTGGTCATCGCAGGATGAGAAGCCGTGGTTGTGGTTGAATTCCAAGAAAATGACAGCATTGCACACGATCTTGAGAGAAGTCGTTAAGGAGATATTTAAGAAGCAGGAGAAATGTGCGATGGAGATACTGTTAATGGATCCTGAATTTGTCAACTGCACCGTGGTTGATAGCTATGGCCACACCCCGCTCTACTATGCTCTCAAGAATGGTTTCAATCGTGTTGCCGAGAAAATCTTGATGGCTCCTCTCCCTGCCAATTCTATTTATAGTGATGACTTGGAAAATTACCCCTCGCCATTCACTTTTGCTACCAATAATTGCTCAG AGAATGTAGTGAGGTTGCTATTCAAAAAGTTTGGAAAATGGTTGGACAAGATTGATGAAAGAGGATTCACAATACTTCATATATGGGCCGAGCATGGGAAGGATGAGCCGTGTAAAATACTATTAGACGGAGATGATGATGTTGCTGACGCGAAGACCAAAATCTTTAAGGAAATGATTTTTTTGAAAGAAAACAAGATGGCCGACACTCCATTGCACCTGGCCGCGAGGAAGAAGGAATCAAAACTAGGGGAAATCTTGATACGCGGCTATCAGCAACAATTGAACTTAGTGAAGGAGATAAACCAAGACGATGTAGCTGCTGCAGAGTGCCCTCCTTGGAAAATAAAGAACATTCGCGGAAACACACCGTTACATTCTTCTTTGTATGCAAAACATGAAGAGCTTGCATTATATATCCTGTCAATCGATCCAACGTTGTGTCAAGTCTTTAACAATAAGAATGAAAGTCCCTTCTTTCTTTCTGTCATGTTTGGATGTCCAAGAGTTTTGGATGAGATCTTGAAAATTGATGAGCCTCGGTTCAAGATGCTTCGTCGCAATGACGGAACCACTGTACTTCATTATTTATCTGCTCTCCCAG AGAAAACATGTCCGATGTTGCTTAACAAATATTGGTGGATCCTCAACTTGAAAGATAATGAAGAAAAGACGGCCCTTGACTATGCCAAACGAAATAACGTTCCTTGGCTAATTAATATGTTGAGCGACCCTTCTCTTATAGAAAAAGAAGACTTTGATTGGATTAATGCATGTAAAAGAGAGGAAATCGATGCTGTTCTTACCTTTGTTGATCACTGTCAAAACCTACAAATTCTATGTCGCGATGCAAGTGATACCCCGTTACACCACATTAAGCTGCCTACTATCAATGCTTACCGTTCTTTTCTTGAAAATTCGTCGATAGCAGAGCTTAAGAACAACATTGATATTGACGGTGCAACACCATTACACCGTGCACTACAGAGAAAGGATATGAATTTCGCTAAGGCACTTTTACTTGACGATGAAGTCCAGCGGACAATCAAAGACAATAATGGCAAAACTCCCATGAATTTACTCGCCACGCTTTGCAAGGAAAATGAAGATTGG GCTAAAATGTGCAAGCTAATTAATGTGGATCCAAACCTGAATACGAAATTTCTTCAACAAGGGACTAATTTGGACCGGATGATGAAAACACCCTTTCAGTTGTTGCTGCACTTTTAG
- the LOC141654707 gene encoding uncharacterized protein LOC141654707: MDPALKEAAISGDVEFLKEAFSKQPLEYFLTQTPKGQDEDTICGNIFHLATWNDKVEFIREAMTLLPKDIQKRLLFQAELGSWFPLHAAAAACKRKSNDIVVLMKQMYASFSLSYEDEDGLVKPWLALTADKRTPLHLALACKNKKCAMEILTMDTEFESCTIVDSHGNTPLYYALKTGCSLVAETILMSPLSSSSIFASTNNVLTPFSCAARCSDVVLRLLFEKCHDWLDKMYDDGSTILHKWAEDGEARLCKLVLEGGNNVGEARAKIFKRLVFVKENMMQNTPLHIAARKKDSELAQLIIRGYQQQQVSTGEDEIQELVAVECPPWRLQNRHGNTPLHIALIKTSKHEQLALEILSVDPTLCKIRNNRGESPFFLAATSGCAQAVDAIMKIEEPRFQMLRRNDGATVLHGLSSCPGTNYITLK; this comes from the exons ATGGATCCGGCGTTGAAGGAAGCAGCAATAAGCGGAGATGTGGAATTCCTGAAAGAAGCATTTTCCAAACAACCTTTGGAGTACTTCCTCACTCAAACTCCGAAAGGCCAAGACGAAGACACGATTTGTGGGAACATCTTCCACTTAGCCACATGGAACGACAAAGTAGAGTTTATCAGGGAAGCTATGACTTTACTACCCAAAGACATACAAAAACGGCTTCTTTTCCAAGCGGAGCTGGGGAGCTGGTTCCCGCTCCACGCTGCTGCTGCTGCTTGTAAGCGCAAGAGCAACGACATAGTCGTGCTTATGAAACAAATGTATGCATCATTTTCATTGTCGTACGAGGATGAAGATGGTCTCGTCAAGCCGTGGTTGGCGTTGACTGCAGACAAGAGGACGCCGTTGCACTTGGCTTTGGCATGTAAGAATAAGAAATGTGCGATGGAGATACTGACTATGGATACTGAGTTTGAGAGCTGCACCATTGTTGATAGTCACGGTAACACTCCGCTATACTATGCACTCAAGACTGGGTGCAGTCTTGTTGCTGAGACCATCTTGATGTCTCCCTTATCTTCATCTTCTATTTTCGCCTCAACGAATAATGTCTTGACGCCTTTTTCTTGTGCCGCCCGTTGCTCAG ATGTTGTATTGAGGTTGCTGTTCGAGAAATGTCACGATTGGTTGGACAAGATGTATGACGATGGATCCACTATACTTCATAAATGGGCAGAGGATGGGGAAGCAAGGCTATGTAAGCTAGTTTTAGAAGGCGGCAATAATGTTGGTGAAGCAAGAGCCAAAATCTTTAAACGTTTGGTTTTCGTTAAAGAAAATATGATGCAGAACACACCATTGCACATAGCTGCGAGGAAGAAGGATTCAGAACTAGCACAACTCATTATACGTGGTTATCAACAGCAACAAGTGAGTACAGGTGAGGATGAAATCCAAGAGTTAGTTGCTGTAGAATGCCCTCCTTGGAGATTACAGAACCGTCATGGAAACACGCCATTACATATCGCCTTGATTAAAACGTCAAAACATGAACAACTTGCACTAGAGATCCTTTCAGTTGATCCAACTTTGTGTAAGATTCGCAACAACCGTGGTGAAAGTCCCTTCTTTCTCGCTGCCACTTCAGGTTGTGCTCAAGCTGTGGATGCAATCATGAAAATTGAGGAGCCTCGTTTCCAAATGCTTCGGCGCAATGATGGAGCTACTGTGCTTCATGGTTTATCCTCATGTCCAGGTACGAATTATATAACTTTAAAATGA